Part of the Triticum urartu cultivar G1812 chromosome 2, Tu2.1, whole genome shotgun sequence genome, TGATTCACAAATAGTtgcatttttttaaacttatatCCACATGATACTTGATACAATTTTTTTTTCAGAAAAGAGAGCCTTACAGGTTTTTGGTCTTTAGCTGCTGAGAAACCCTAGAGTCAAAATGTTCAATGTTCCTCTTATGGTCTAGAGCTTCCACAGTTGCATAAAATGGAAATTTAAGAGTATATTCTACCTGAAATTACAAAAGAACAATATTAAATGTAAACAAAAATGCCAAATGAAATGGGGATTTAAATTCGTACACGCTTACCTCTCCAAGAATTGGCGTTCTTTTTATCCCACTACTGCACAACTTTTCTGTCAATAAGCGGCCTGACCAGTTACTTATGTTCTCCAGGATCAATTCATTTtctgacaaacatagttttgaaGCCTTGTATAACTCTAATAAAGATTTTGTTTGATTTAAATATCCTTCCAGTGAGTCATGGAAAGTGGAGGCTTGAGAAACATGGGACAACTCATCTGTACAAGATTAATTTTTAACTGCGGTGAGTAAAATCAAGGGCAAAAGAGAATGTTTGTTAGGAGACATGGAATTTTGATCAAAGTATCTACCTGACGAAACATCATATCCATTCATCCGTAAAAGGCGAAACGCCATTGCACATGTTTCTACATCTTGGATTATTTCCTCATCTCTCTGTAACCAGGAACTGCAAAGTGAATACAATCAAGTTTACATACTACTAGGAACAGATATCAAGTATTTATTCCCAATTATTACATGTACGCCTTGTCCAGGATACTGTTTATCTCACTGGAAAAGTGCCGAGATATTCCGATCTTTTCGAGCATATCCACCATTGAGAGCTGATAATATATATTCTGTGGGTATACTGTTGGTACTGTAAACGTATAACGACATTAGGTATATAGCAAGAATCTGCACCCTTGGAGATGCTTCAGAAAGAAAATTAGACAAACACGCACCCGTAGTACCAAATATACTGACAATGGAATTGAGGTATTGGAGAGCTTTATCATCATAGCGGTGGACTAATACAGCGGCCGTTGCAGCAGGAGAGTTGAACAACGACCCATTCTTTCTCTGGAAGTTCATAACTTCATTGCGGTCCAGCAGGCTTACCAACCCTTCTTCAGCAACAAAGGCAAGATATGCTTCTTTCCCATTAGATTCCTCACCAGCCAATCTAAATTAAAGCAAGTGTAAATATCTGTATTATGTTACTCATAGGTAATACACAAATTTTGATTGCTAATTTTATTGGTAAGCAAAAGATTCGGCGCCCAGGCCAACTAGACCCGCCCCTGAACAGTAAATTAGAAAAACAAATAGTAAACAAATTTagaaaaatctgaaatttttaggcATCTAAGATGCTCAAGTGGGCTAGGCTTGTGCAAATTTTCATGGTCAATGACATCCCTGGAGCTTGTGGCAAATAAAAATTGAGTGTCAAAGAAACTTGAAAAACAAAAACACTATGGAGACCTGATTTTTTTTTCCAACGAGCTCACCGGATGTTATCTGGCCAGGAAAACTTGCATGCTCCTAGAGCACCGAGTATCTTGGATGCCACAAAATTTTCTGAGGGGATTTCCTCAGTCAAACTTGATCGGTCAAAACCATACTAAAGGAAAACATCTTAAAACGCTTCTCccattttttttttgaaaagaagaagGAACACAAATAAAGCAAGGACGAATTTTCCCTTCAAAATAGTTACCAACACATAAGAAATTTTGTAAAGTTGTTCTTAAAAAATAAGTTTTCAAGGAAACAATTTCTTTTAAGCCCTGAACCGTAGAACAATTTTTCTACGTTATTTTTATAAGAACAAGTAGAAAAAAACAGGACTGCTTGCTGGTGAAGGCAAGCGGTGCTAGGTTGCCGGTGAAGGCAGAAACGTACTAGGCCGATGAGCCATGCTACACTAACATGGCAGCATTTTTTCATTACACACCTTCTCAGCTCCATCTCACAAAGGTGAAGTATCCCACTGATATCAGTTTCTCTGACTGGAAATTCCAAACCCATCCTGATAGCATGGTTAAACATACCAGGGAAAATGAGATTGAAGCCTATAGGAGAAACAATCTGCTTATCCATTACAGTGGAGATATTCCTTCCAATAAATTCTAGTCCTGCAAGTATCATTTTATACATGTTAGGATCTTTCAAGCAAGGCCAGGGGTTTCAACCTCCTTTCCGAAAAAACTAAAAAATGCATGGTAAAACAATCTGTATCTATCAATACATACCTCTACTTATGTGGTCGGAGCCAACGTTCCATTTCTTAAGTGCAATGATACAAGCCAACGTTGATAACAGAATATCCTTGTTTGCTAATAAGCCGAATTGGTTGATACCCCAAGAACCACTACAGTGTTGATTTTGCAATATCCATTCAACACACTGAGGGAAGCATGGAGCCTGCCGATCGGTGTCTGGCAATGGCACCATAGCCACCCATGCTGTGTCATATGCAGATGGCGAGAATTCAGGTTTTTCCAGATGTTTTTGTATTCTAGCCTTCCGTTCCTAGTTTACATATATCCAGCATTTGATCAGTGACGTGAATAAAATCTTGTCATGACATGGACTTTAAACATCTAGTCGAAACAAGGGTTAGGAGTGATGTTCGTACCGTGTTGCGTGTCCTTATATTTTCTCGTGCCAACATCTCCTCAACATAGGCTGTTCGGCGAAAGGAGAGCAGTATGAAACAAATCAATTAGACGGCCTAATTAACTCTAGAAGTACAAATAGATAAATTAGCAATCCCAAGCACAAGTAGTATAAGTTTTGGGCATTGGTAAACAGAGAACAATTATATGTGCATCCATGCGAATCTGCAAGGAAAGTAGCTTAAGAAAAATAGAAAAGTCCACCCTAGCAAAGCTACGGACTCTTACTCCTTCCTTACCAGACGGAGCAGAGATCAGAGAGAAGCAACAGAGCAACGTACGTGGTTCGGTGGAAGGAAGCCTGGAGGCTGAGCATGTGAAACTGCGGCGAGGAGGCTTTCTTCTTCCATGATGCAGCACGTGCAGCCCACACTTTGACACGAACTGTGGAGCAGCCCAGAGGAGGACGGCCTGTTGAGGTGCCTGCCGTCCAGATACTGGGAGGATGGAAGAGGAACGACCTTGTGTAGGATTTGCCATGGGAAATGGGGCGATCAGCTCATGGAACTGGCTAACAGTGTTGCTCAGTAAGGTGGTTTTGAGCCAACCTGCTGAAAAGACAAGTACAGATGTGTGAACATGCTGAACAGAagtgctgcaatttttatttcaCCTGACAGTGATGCTCCAGCTATTCGATCAACCACCGTGACAACTTCAGGAACATGATCACCGTTACGCATTTGCCAGCCCTATTAGGCTCGTCATTGGGGTGAAGGTGTGAACCGGTGATGGAACGATCGCTGATGTTTCGACGGCGACTTAGCTTCCCGGGAAAATGCGCCAGCGATGACGCCACCATGAGCTTTGCCTGATGCTGATGGCTTAACCTGTCTCAACGTGTGAGTTAACTGATCAAATTAGAGCAAGCCGATCTTGCTACATCAATCTCTAAGTTTTTCATCTTGATATAACTAGATTGATCAAATTTATCGTGTTGGTCACTTTAGCCAAGACATGATCCAATAAGAAAACTGTGCCATGAGCATCTTGTAGAATAGACAGCTCGTCATGTACTAAATGAGGAATGCGGCTCTACATGTAAGAACCATCCTATGAGCTAACATCTGACACTAGACCAATTCTAAATGCAACTTCTATAGAATTTATGGTAGCCAGATATTTGTGACACCTTTGGTTCTGACATTTAACACTTCATAATGAATCTTGCGAGCAACGACCTGTACGGCTGTACCTTAAAATGGCTAAGGCTGATTTCAGAGAAAATCAAAGACTCTCCCGACTATGTGGCCTCAGAAAGTAAGTCACATACATTTTTGCTACGGTAGATTATGTGGGAGTTTTCCCATGTCTTTAGAAAAATTGAAAATACATATAAATGAAGTCAAACCTGTGATAGAAAGTTGATAAAATACACAAAATAAAATTAATATATTATTCACAAAATGTGCCATCTCCAGTTAAGTTCTGTAATATTCATCCCAAATCTTCAACTTTGTACCACGCATGAGCTCTTTTTCATGTAAACTTTTTCTACACCTTGCTGTAACATTTATAATCATAAATGTGAATTAAAATCATCATTTTTTATGTAATAATATTTGAAGTATTATCTTCAGCTATTTATGGCAAATAAATGAAATGATATTTAAATATTGCCCAAAATTACTAGAAATTTGGTAAGGAGTTCTACTATTGGTATAATATCTTGATAAAAAATCTGAGAAAAATACACATAAGAGAAAGAACATATATGTTCACCAAGTGGACTATCTCCGGTAACATCATGCAAATATCCACATAACACTTTGAAGTGACGATTTTAGCTCATTTCATTTTGATTTTTTTGTGCTTTTGTACACTTTGCTTTAACATTTACAATGACAAATGTAAATTAAAttacgaagagagagagagagagagagagagagatctgaCCGCACATGAACTGGCGTCTAATGATAGATCTACGGAGACGTTTTCTCTATAAACAATGTGCCAGATGACCGAACATTAGTTAGGTAACTGAAAAAGTCTAATACTGCTTATCATATGCAAACGCTCTCTTTTATACCCCTAAAAAAGACACATGCGACTAACCACCCACTTCAGTCGAACAACAATAGAAGTTGCTAATTAACTTGGCCGGCAGCTGAAATTAGTATACTATGTTGGGTCCTTTTTCTAGTTGGCCAGAGAGACATGCGACTAACCACCCGCTTCGATTGAGCAACAATTATAACAAGATGTTAGAACTTTTTCTTAAAGAAAGAATCAAGTTGTTATGCTTACGTTTCAATTTGTCCGGCAGTTGGAATTAATATGCTTGGGCCTCTGTCAGCCACGCATGTCCAGCTAATTAGACACGCATGCAAGTAACCACCCACCTCTATCAATTGGACAACAAACAGATACCTAGGGTTCGTTTTGTCCGGCAGGTGGAATTAATGTATGGTTTGATGTATACTTAGCGACCCATGTCATGTGTGCCAAAGAAACATGCGACTGACCACCTACTTCAATTGAACAACAAATAGAACAAGTTGCCCAACGGCGATGGCAACTCTAACACCCGTCGGACTCGCTACTGCCTACTCCTTCTACTACTTGTCAATTAACAAGGAAGATATGTAATTATCTCCCTTTTGTCGTATACTTGAACTTTGATCCTCTTTCTCCTCAGCCCTAATATGCCATAGTGGTGATGATACATTTTGTGAACAACAAAGTTTGATCCTCTTCCTTCAATTGAACAACAAACAGGATAAGTTGCCCATTATGGTGATGGCAACTCTAATACCAGTCAGACCCGCCAAGCGCAACATCCGTCGTCGGACGCGCTGCCTCTTCTAATACTTGTGAATTAACAAGGACGATCCGTAATTATCTCCCTTTTGTCGTGTGCTTGAACGTTGATGCCCTTTTCCCTCAGCCTTAATATGCCGTAGATACTGCCAAAAGAACCCGTCCCTCACCCTTCTTTCATAAAGACTTGACCATAGCAGCATGCAGCAGCTCATCACTGAGCCAAAAACCAATTGgttaacacacacacacagagagagagagagagagagagagatgctgACTTTCACCGCTGCAGTCCGGCATGCTCCAGTGCTCGACCAGACAACAGCCGAGCCATGGCGACGACTCTCCCTGCACTTACACTCTCAGCGTCAACAATGTGGTAATCATGATCTATCAATATCCACACCTGAATGCATGCATGGTTGTCAAAAAACCTGAGTACTCCTGAAATAACATTATTATTTCTGGCTCACGTTCTCATAAAAAAAATGTTTGAACTAGTACAGCGGCTTGCGCAAATGGGCGGGCTCCTCTGTGCTGCATATAtattttatataaattatttattgtcATCCAGTGAGCCTGATGTCTAGGGAGACTTTCCATAATATAGAAATTAGGAAGCATATATGTGTCTTTTTTATATTTTAACATGATGTGTTTAAAACTCAAACAACAATATAATTTCTTTATTTAATTGTAAGAATGGAAACATATTGTACGTGACATATATAATTCTGAGGCCAAACATAAATTCTGTCATTAGTAAAAACAATTAGCTTATTCGCATGTGAGTAACAAAGCACATCACATTTTTTATTTCCTTTAATAAGTTTAATATCCAAATTTGTTAATGCAAAACACGTTCTGTGCCAACGAATAAGTAACTGCGAAATTTTGCTTGAACAATGATGTTTTGTTGTTTCTTTACCATGATATTGGTAATCCTAACCTTAGAATGTTTGAGGTTCAAAGTTCTAAATAGCGCGGTATCTCGGTGCTCTAGCGTTTGGAGGAGCGTCATGCTAAGCCGTTTAGCACCATTTAGCATGCTACAGCAAAATCTAGCCGCACTATAGCTCCAATTTAGTGCGCTAATGCTTCTGTCGCTATTTGTCATAGCCCCCTATTTATAACTTTGGAATTATTCACCTACAAAAAGCTACTTTGGAAGCCTCTTTCCTTCTGATTCGATGAATAAACAACGAACAACACTATAAGTATAGGCTACCATCAAACATAAATGATCATGGAGAACAAAATTTGTTGATTACTCCTGACTTGACTAAAGCTCATCAGAATCATGTTGCACATGTATGAGGTATTGTAGGTCTAATAAAGAACATGAGAACTCAAAAACTCAACAAAAGCACTTGACTAAGTATAGTATTAAAACAGGAATTGGACTGACTTGCAGTGCTAATCATTAAATTGTTGTTCTGGACCACTAAAGGATTATAGTCGTTTTTCACTAGGTTTCATGGCAAATGGCTATAGCAACACAAAATGGTTGTCGTTTTCCAATTTATAAAAACACCAATAGGATCTTCCTGATTTTTGCGAGATTTTCTACCCTATTTCCCTCTTCTCTGGTAGCACCTCGAGACTTTTAATATATAATTCTAGCTCTTTCTAATTCTTCAATTACCCCTTTCGGGAATCCAATAACGATATTCGACGATTTTGTTTGTGTTCATGTTGGAATAGGAGCTACAAAACCGTACGCTCCTCTAGGGATGGGGGTAGTCCCAGCCCAGGTTGTGTGGTTAAGGTTGATATTTTCAACAAAAAATAAGAACACTCTTTCACGAACTTCCTATTCTGGAAAGAATGGTAATGTTA contains:
- the LOC125535131 gene encoding 9-beta-pimara-7,15-diene synthase, chloroplastic-like; this translates as MANPTQGRSSSILPVSGRQAPQQAVLLWAAPQFVSKCGLHVLHHGRRKPPRRSFTCSASRLPSTEPPYVEEMLARENIRTRNTERKARIQKHLEKPEFSPSAYDTAWVAMVPLPDTDRQAPCFPQCVEWILQNQHCSGSWGINQFGLLANKDILLSTLACIIALKKWNVGSDHISRGLEFIGRNISTVMDKQIVSPIGFNLIFPGMFNHAIRMGLEFPVRETDISGILHLCEMELRRLAGEESNGKEAYLAFVAEEGLVSLLDRNEVMNFQRKNGSLFNSPAATAAVLVHRYDDKALQYLNSIVSIFGTTVPTVYPQNIYYQLSMVDMLEKIGISRHFSSEINSILDKAYISWLQRDEEIIQDVETCAMAFRLLRMNGYDVSSDELSHVSQASTFHDSLEGYLNQTKSLLELYKASKLCLSENELILENISNWSGRLLTEKLCSSGIKRTPILGEVEYTLKFPFYATVEALDHKRNIEHFDSRVSQQLKTKNLPCHVNQDLLDFAVEDFRLSQSIYQDELCHLESWEKENRLDQLKFLRKGSLISCYLSATATISAHELSDARIASMKTLALVLVADDFFDVGASKEEQENLIELVERWDQYHTVEFCSEQVEVVFSTIYTTVKQIGEMASAVQNCDVTKHLVETWLHYLRSLKTEAEWQQGQHVPTVDEYMTEAVASFAMGPIILAPLYFVEQKLEEHIIRDPEYNELLRLMSTCGRLLNDTQGFERESSEGKPNIISLLVLQSGGSMSIEAAQQATQESIALCRRELLRMVVREDRVVPRPCKELFWRFCRTAHLFYRHTDGFTSPKEMLWTMNAIFTEPLKLQTTSPPLDVQPEIIKDSSCYFPDKTCMTRKYTK